In one window of Tenrec ecaudatus isolate mTenEca1 chromosome 3, mTenEca1.hap1, whole genome shotgun sequence DNA:
- the LOC142443054 gene encoding transcription elongation factor 1 homolog: MGRSKPKQKPPPKKWTGTLDAEFTCPFCNHPKACEAKMNRARGKAVISCSVRFEAFQAPITHLSDPVAVCNAWVDACEEANREQPQRSARGLPPWYNKSAFNMVSRIDKALRNSKESNESMRVPRREERRGTDSNDA; the protein is encoded by the exons ATGGGGCGCAGCAAGCCTAAACAGAAGCCGCCTCCCAAGAAGTGGACTGGCACCCTGGACGCGGAGTTCACCTGCCCCTTCTGCAACCACCCCAAGGCTTGTGAAGCTAAGATGAACCGTGCCCGCGGCAAAGCGGTCATCTCCTGCAGCGTCCGCTTCGAGGCTTTCCAGGCGCCCATCACCCACCTCTCCGACCCCGTGGCCGTGTGCAACGCCTGGGTCGATGCCTGTGAGGAAGCCAACCGAGAGCAGCCCCAGAGAAGCGCCCGAGGCCTCCCACC ctggTATAATAAAAGTGCTTTCAACATggtatccaggatagataaagccctcagaaacagtaaggagAGTAACGAGTCCATGAGAGTTCCAagaagggaggagaggaggggtactgatagcaatgatgcatAA
- the TMA16 gene encoding translation machinery-associated protein 16 isoform X2 has protein sequence MPKAPKGKSGGREKKVIHPYSRKAAQITRQSHKQEKKERMKNEKALRLNIIGEKLQWFQNHLDGRKVEYSKKDACALIESYLNRFSSELEQIELHNSIKDRQGRRHVSREMVIKQTMERERQQYEGYGLEIPDIVDAANLKTLREWDFDLKKLPNIKMRKICKHDAIPKKCKKKNCTAVDRVLEELELKDESSSSDEEMTPVT, from the exons CCTAAAGCGCCCAAGGGAAAGAGTGGCGGTCGGGAGAAAAAAGTCATCCATCCGTATAGTAGAAAAGCCGCTCAGATCACCAGGCAGTCCCACAaacaagagaaaaaggaaag aatgaAGAATGAGAAAGCCTTGCGTCTCAACATTATTG GTGAAAAACTACAGTGGTTTCAAAATCATCTTGATGGCAGAAAAGTCGAATATTCAAAGAAAGATGCTTGCGCATTGATTGAAAG TTATTTAAATCGATTCAGCAGTGAGTTGGAGCAGATTGAGTTACATAACAGCATCAAAGACAGGCAAGGCCGGCGCCACGTTTCCCGGGAGATGGTTATCAAGCAGACGATGGAGCGGGAGCGACAGCAATATGAGGGCTATGGCCTTG AGATTCCCGACATTGTAGATGCAGCTAATCTGAAAACACTtag GGAATGGGATTTTGATCTGAAGAAATTGCCCAACATTAAGATGAGGAAAATCTGTAAACATGATGCAATTCCCAAGAAATGCAAGAAGAAAAACTGTACAGCCGTAGACAGAGTCTTAGAGGAATTGGAGCTAAAAGATGAATCCAGCAGCTCTGACGAGGAAATGACTCCGGTGACCTAG
- the TMA16 gene encoding translation machinery-associated protein 16 isoform X1: MKNEKALRLNIIGEKLQWFQNHLDGRKVEYSKKDACALIESYLNRFSSELEQIELHNSIKDRQGRRHVSREMVIKQTMERERQQYEGYGLEIPDIVDAANLKTLREWDFDLKKLPNIKMRKICKHDAIPKKCKKKNCTAVDRVLEELELKDESSSSDEEMTPVT, encoded by the exons atgaAGAATGAGAAAGCCTTGCGTCTCAACATTATTG GTGAAAAACTACAGTGGTTTCAAAATCATCTTGATGGCAGAAAAGTCGAATATTCAAAGAAAGATGCTTGCGCATTGATTGAAAG TTATTTAAATCGATTCAGCAGTGAGTTGGAGCAGATTGAGTTACATAACAGCATCAAAGACAGGCAAGGCCGGCGCCACGTTTCCCGGGAGATGGTTATCAAGCAGACGATGGAGCGGGAGCGACAGCAATATGAGGGCTATGGCCTTG AGATTCCCGACATTGTAGATGCAGCTAATCTGAAAACACTtag GGAATGGGATTTTGATCTGAAGAAATTGCCCAACATTAAGATGAGGAAAATCTGTAAACATGATGCAATTCCCAAGAAATGCAAGAAGAAAAACTGTACAGCCGTAGACAGAGTCTTAGAGGAATTGGAGCTAAAAGATGAATCCAGCAGCTCTGACGAGGAAATGACTCCGGTGACCTAG